In the genome of Terriglobales bacterium, one region contains:
- a CDS encoding glycosyltransferase family 87 protein, which yields MFGVGMHAYLELVNRRYDRGLASLGLRANFNDLYPYWLGTRYLLREHLDPYSDAATRLIQIGYYGRPLDPTRPGDPKDEHRFIYPVHVCLLLAPVSLLPFAVVRLVFVLLILLAGIFSAPLWNRALSLHLQRSTLMLAAVLVVGSLQFGRWYTLLQISPLMIAVVAAASVALAAGRHWTAGMLVAIATVKPHLALPFAGWFVVWSLGDWPRRRGAVLGFLASLGILLAGSEMILPGWLPRWWSTLQAFSRYQKPPLAQVMFGETIGALLAGLVVLGVAAACWTLRRHPAGSKQFAAVLSLVAVGTAVILPNADAIYDHLIMLPAALWLGTLAADWAKWRLAKRIVFTITVGLLAWQWITAAAVSLLALISPRWSDDPLLLSLPIRSEPALPFVAFLLVILCMRDEVFGRPPGNVYRGQETV from the coding sequence GTGTTCGGGGTTGGGATGCATGCTTATCTCGAACTCGTAAACCGGCGCTATGACCGCGGTTTGGCAAGCCTGGGCTTGCGGGCAAACTTCAACGATCTTTACCCGTATTGGTTGGGTACGCGCTACTTGCTGCGGGAGCACCTCGACCCGTATAGCGACGCGGCCACTCGGCTGATTCAGATTGGCTATTACGGACGTCCTTTGGATCCCACGCGCCCCGGAGATCCCAAAGACGAGCATCGCTTCATTTATCCCGTCCACGTCTGCCTGCTGCTGGCGCCGGTCTCGCTGTTGCCGTTCGCGGTCGTGCGGCTGGTGTTCGTTCTCCTGATCTTGCTGGCAGGAATCTTCAGCGCCCCCTTGTGGAACCGAGCCCTGTCGCTCCATCTCCAGCGCTCCACGCTGATGCTGGCTGCGGTTTTGGTAGTGGGAAGTCTCCAGTTCGGCCGATGGTATACCCTGCTGCAGATTTCCCCCCTGATGATTGCGGTCGTGGCGGCTGCTTCCGTAGCCCTCGCAGCGGGACGTCACTGGACGGCAGGCATGCTCGTGGCGATAGCCACGGTCAAGCCTCATTTAGCCTTGCCTTTCGCGGGATGGTTCGTGGTGTGGTCTCTGGGAGACTGGCCCCGCCGCCGTGGGGCCGTGTTGGGCTTCCTAGCCAGCTTGGGGATTCTGCTCGCCGGCTCGGAAATGATATTGCCGGGATGGCTTCCCCGCTGGTGGTCAACCCTACAGGCATTCAGCCGATACCAGAAGCCTCCGCTGGCCCAAGTCATGTTTGGGGAGACCATTGGCGCCCTGCTGGCTGGGCTGGTGGTCCTGGGTGTTGCGGCCGCGTGCTGGACGCTGCGGCGCCACCCCGCCGGCTCGAAGCAGTTCGCGGCCGTTTTGTCGCTGGTGGCGGTGGGTACCGCCGTCATCCTGCCCAACGCGGATGCAATCTATGACCATCTGATCATGCTGCCGGCGGCCCTCTGGCTGGGGACGTTGGCCGCCGATTGGGCGAAATGGAGACTGGCCAAGCGCATCGTCTTCACCATCACCGTCGGTCTACTTGCCTGGCAGTGGATCACGGCGGCAGCCGTCAGCTTGCTTGCGCTCATCTCGCCGCGCTGGAGTGATGACCCGCTCTTGCTGTCGCTTCCCATCCGCAGCGAACCGGCTCTTCCCTTCGTGGCATTCTTGCTGGTCATCCTTTGTATGCGAGACGAAGTGTTCGGGAGACCCCCTGGAAACGTGTACAGAGGGCAGGAAACCGTCTAA
- a CDS encoding glycosyltransferase family 87 protein, with the protein MATPPDPLVLDSQGKGGLKSARLALLLAMLAAFGMNAYFNLLVPRAHRQLASEGLFGPHSIWSDLYPYWLGARYVVYRQGDPYSHGYTITNQIASYGRPLHPNAERRTLDERRFMYPAYVCLLLAPIAPIPFPWVMGGSIVVLTLLTAMSVFWWARAVGLQFSPGYRAVAVILAVSSYPFLDGLYVQQMAFVVAALLAGAAAAVTGGRYGLAGICLAVATIKPHTAAPLVALLMIWTLGDWRTRRRLALTFLATLAILWVAAEIAVPGWLFGWLSNLTAWRQYTPLPLARTLFGEIPGRVVEIALLLAAALMAWQTRREAADSPRFVTTLLFVLAAAIIVFPNGLAAYDHVLLIPVALWLAHHARELLQAGGAVRWLLVLAGALLAWQWVTALVVALVALALPAGREVGLLLLSLPIRTVIAFPFVLTALMAVLVRRGWMPPRQPS; encoded by the coding sequence ATGGCCACGCCTCCAGACCCGCTCGTTCTTGACTCCCAAGGCAAGGGTGGGTTGAAGTCAGCCCGTTTAGCGCTGCTGCTGGCCATGCTGGCGGCCTTCGGAATGAACGCGTATTTCAATCTGCTGGTGCCGCGTGCCCACCGGCAGCTGGCCAGCGAAGGGCTGTTCGGGCCTCATTCCATTTGGTCGGACCTCTATCCCTACTGGCTGGGTGCACGATACGTCGTCTATCGTCAGGGCGATCCCTACAGCCATGGGTACACCATCACCAACCAGATTGCCAGCTATGGGCGCCCCCTGCATCCGAATGCGGAAAGACGCACGCTCGATGAGCGGCGCTTCATGTATCCCGCTTACGTGTGCCTCTTGCTAGCTCCCATCGCGCCGATTCCCTTCCCCTGGGTGATGGGCGGAAGCATTGTCGTGCTCACTCTGCTCACGGCCATGAGCGTGTTCTGGTGGGCACGAGCCGTGGGCTTGCAGTTTTCTCCCGGGTACCGAGCCGTCGCGGTGATCCTTGCCGTGAGCAGCTATCCGTTTCTGGATGGCCTGTACGTGCAGCAGATGGCCTTTGTTGTAGCGGCGCTGCTCGCGGGCGCAGCCGCCGCGGTTACTGGTGGCCGGTACGGTCTGGCCGGGATCTGCCTCGCGGTCGCCACCATCAAGCCCCACACCGCGGCGCCGCTGGTAGCCCTGCTGATGATCTGGACATTGGGCGACTGGCGCACACGGCGGCGGCTCGCGCTGACCTTTCTCGCAACCTTGGCCATACTCTGGGTAGCGGCAGAGATCGCCGTACCTGGCTGGTTATTCGGCTGGCTGAGTAACCTCACCGCGTGGCGCCAGTACACGCCCCTGCCGCTGGCGCGCACGCTGTTCGGAGAGATCCCGGGACGGGTTGTGGAAATCGCGCTCCTTTTGGCAGCCGCGCTCATGGCTTGGCAGACGCGTCGCGAGGCTGCCGATTCTCCTCGCTTCGTGACCACGCTGCTGTTTGTCCTGGCCGCTGCCATCATTGTGTTTCCCAACGGACTGGCGGCCTACGACCACGTGCTGTTGATTCCCGTCGCCTTGTGGCTGGCCCATCATGCTCGCGAACTGCTGCAAGCTGGGGGTGCGGTGCGCTGGCTGCTGGTGCTGGCGGGTGCGCTGCTGGCCTGGCAGTGGGTCACGGCGCTGGTGGTAGCGCTGGTCGCTCTGGCTTTGCCGGCGGGGCGGGAAGTGGGTCTGCTGCTGCTCTCGCTGCCCATTCGCACCGTAATCGCGTTTCCCTTTGTGCTCACGGCACTGATGGCCGTTCTGGTGAGGCGGGGCTGGATGCCGCCGCGGCAGCCGTCTTAG
- a CDS encoding amidohydrolase family protein produces MKRHHSRCIRLCLILVASLGWAVAADAQRPKTIALVGGTLIDGNGGQPIGNSVILIEGERIKAVGQVGTLAVPRGAEVISTEGMSVLPGLWDMHVHLMINGHADYDHWDRTYPPLFESVIMPASAKQLLLAGVTSARDLGAPLEASINVRNAIRAGKIPGPTLYVSGPFIQHEPYPGTELFRWGVTGADDARAKVRKLAEAGVDCIKLIDQDQMTMEEVKAVVDEAHKHKLPVVAHSHRPEEIRRGLEAGVDNFEHTGLATAPEYPADIIAAIRERTAQMSKGPLWWTPTIEGLFNYEYWRDHPEVLDDPSWQEGLPEEIVQDIKASLAHPDRLPYYQITPLRRPTLKRKFQQLRESGVVLLIGTDSGIPMNFHSQSTWNELEVWVNRLGVEPMEALRAATYWPAVMMKVESDVGTISEGKYADIIAVRGDVLRHINLLQRVDLVIKHGKRYK; encoded by the coding sequence ATGAAACGACATCACTCCAGATGCATTCGGCTCTGTCTGATCCTGGTCGCTTCGCTGGGATGGGCCGTCGCAGCCGACGCACAGAGACCGAAAACCATCGCGCTGGTCGGGGGCACGCTGATTGACGGCAATGGCGGCCAACCCATCGGCAACAGCGTGATCCTGATCGAGGGCGAGCGCATCAAGGCTGTAGGACAAGTGGGAACGCTCGCTGTGCCGCGCGGCGCCGAAGTGATCTCCACCGAAGGCATGAGCGTGCTGCCCGGATTGTGGGACATGCACGTGCACCTGATGATCAACGGGCACGCCGACTACGACCATTGGGACCGCACCTACCCGCCGCTGTTCGAGAGCGTGATCATGCCGGCCTCGGCCAAACAATTGTTGCTGGCGGGCGTGACCAGCGCGCGTGACCTGGGTGCGCCGCTCGAAGCCAGCATCAACGTGCGCAACGCAATCCGTGCGGGAAAGATTCCCGGCCCCACGCTCTACGTTTCCGGCCCTTTCATCCAGCACGAGCCTTACCCGGGCACCGAACTTTTCCGCTGGGGAGTGACGGGGGCGGACGACGCGCGCGCCAAAGTGCGCAAGCTGGCGGAAGCCGGCGTGGACTGCATCAAGCTGATCGACCAGGACCAGATGACGATGGAAGAAGTGAAGGCCGTGGTCGATGAGGCGCACAAGCACAAGCTGCCGGTGGTGGCGCATTCCCATCGGCCGGAGGAAATCCGGCGCGGCCTGGAGGCGGGCGTGGACAACTTCGAGCACACCGGCCTGGCCACAGCGCCCGAGTATCCCGCGGACATCATCGCGGCCATCCGCGAGCGTACCGCGCAGATGAGCAAGGGCCCGCTGTGGTGGACTCCGACTATTGAAGGCCTGTTCAATTACGAGTACTGGCGCGATCATCCGGAGGTGCTCGACGATCCCTCCTGGCAGGAGGGCCTGCCCGAGGAGATCGTCCAGGACATCAAGGCGTCACTCGCGCATCCCGACCGGCTGCCGTACTACCAGATCACTCCCCTGCGCCGCCCCACGCTCAAGCGCAAGTTCCAGCAGTTGCGCGAGTCGGGTGTCGTGCTGCTGATCGGCACCGACAGCGGCATCCCCATGAACTTCCACAGCCAGTCCACGTGGAACGAGCTGGAGGTCTGGGTGAACCGGCTGGGTGTGGAGCCCATGGAGGCCCTCCGCGCCGCCACTTACTGGCCGGCGGTCATGATGAAGGTGGAGAGTGACGTGGGCACCATCAGCGAAGGCAAGTACGCCGACATCATCGCCGTGCGGGGCGACGTGCTGCGGCATATCAACTTGTTGCAGCGGGTGGACCTCGTGATCAAGCATGGGAAGCGGTACAAGTAG
- a CDS encoding amino acid permease, which produces MDSTAEVQRAPALEILEKEKGLARQLSERQLAMIAIGGAIGTGLFLGSALAVRVAGPAVILSYVLGALVALLLMGTLAEMAVAHPTAGSFGVYAEIYVSRWAGFVMRYTYWASQSIAIGGEAVAVAIYCQWWWPQVPQWVWVVGFSLALVYINARSVGNFGEFEYWFSMIKVVAIMLFVLFGTAMLLGWGPAEPIGLRNLTEHGGFFPLGVKGAWMALVFVIFSYIGTEVVAVTAGEARDPQKAVPRAMRTMVARLILFYLGAITVLVAVVPWNQIHPGESITASPFVRVFSLMGVPAAAHIVNFVVLTAALSSMNCNLYLATRMVFSLARGGYAPAGFGQVSAKGTPVVALLVSAVGLLIATLFAWRFPESAYVYMFGIALFGGLFVWFMIFVTHLFFRRRWAEEQVADFPVRMRGYPYSTLLGAAMLAGILATTWWVEGMRITLLAGLPWLAFISAAYWLWARKNRRGV; this is translated from the coding sequence GTGGACTCGACGGCGGAAGTGCAGCGCGCTCCGGCGCTGGAAATCCTGGAGAAAGAAAAGGGACTGGCGCGCCAGTTGAGCGAGCGGCAACTGGCGATGATCGCCATCGGCGGCGCCATCGGCACGGGACTGTTCCTGGGCAGCGCGCTGGCGGTGCGCGTGGCCGGTCCAGCCGTCATTCTGAGTTACGTGCTGGGGGCGCTGGTGGCCCTGCTCCTGATGGGCACGCTGGCGGAAATGGCGGTAGCGCATCCCACGGCCGGCTCGTTTGGCGTCTACGCGGAGATTTACGTCTCGCGCTGGGCGGGATTCGTGATGCGTTACACCTACTGGGCGAGTCAGTCCATCGCCATCGGCGGGGAAGCGGTGGCGGTGGCCATCTACTGCCAGTGGTGGTGGCCGCAGGTGCCGCAATGGGTTTGGGTGGTGGGATTTTCGCTGGCTTTGGTGTACATCAACGCGCGCAGCGTGGGGAACTTCGGCGAGTTCGAGTACTGGTTCTCCATGATCAAAGTGGTAGCCATCATGCTGTTCGTCTTGTTCGGCACAGCGATGTTGTTAGGTTGGGGACCGGCTGAGCCCATCGGCCTCAGGAACCTGACCGAGCACGGTGGCTTCTTCCCCCTGGGAGTGAAGGGCGCTTGGATGGCGCTGGTGTTCGTGATCTTCAGTTACATCGGAACCGAAGTGGTGGCGGTGACCGCAGGCGAAGCGCGCGATCCGCAGAAAGCCGTACCGCGTGCCATGCGCACCATGGTGGCGCGGCTGATTCTGTTCTATCTCGGCGCTATCACGGTGCTGGTAGCCGTCGTCCCCTGGAACCAGATCCATCCCGGGGAGAGCATCACCGCCAGCCCCTTCGTGCGTGTGTTCTCGCTGATGGGCGTGCCGGCCGCGGCGCACATCGTGAACTTCGTGGTGCTGACGGCGGCGCTCTCCAGCATGAACTGCAATCTCTACCTGGCCACGCGCATGGTCTTTTCCCTGGCCCGCGGAGGCTATGCGCCGGCCGGCTTCGGCCAGGTCTCGGCCAAAGGGACGCCGGTGGTTGCGTTGCTGGTCTCTGCCGTGGGGCTGCTGATTGCCACCCTCTTCGCCTGGCGATTTCCTGAAAGCGCCTACGTCTACATGTTCGGCATCGCCCTGTTCGGCGGCCTGTTCGTGTGGTTCATGATCTTCGTGACGCACTTGTTCTTCCGACGCCGCTGGGCCGAAGAACAAGTGGCGGATTTTCCCGTCCGCATGCGCGGCTATCCGTACTCGACGTTGCTCGGCGCGGCGATGCTGGCGGGGATTCTCGCCACCACGTGGTGGGTGGAAGGGATGCGCATCACCCTTCTTGCCGGGCTGCCATGGCTGGCGTTCATCTCGGCTGCATACTGGCTGTGGGCAAGGAAGAACCGTCGCGGTGTGTGA